From Papaver somniferum cultivar HN1 unplaced genomic scaffold, ASM357369v1 unplaced-scaffold_99, whole genome shotgun sequence, the proteins below share one genomic window:
- the LOC113346260 gene encoding nuclear/nucleolar GTPase 2-like has protein sequence MVKKKNGRKFNLSGKPKLSMDVNRSDGKSVTRSTATAPRLGMLNARKIPKHGSQDTHPQVKRDEETLRRELEESIIRSPWGNPKIALRLKKMSLSYLIDLKMELNRIDSKEFLFKDSFGSKEKKKSLLMKASKYQDGYAFNDAFDSKGRTKHPKLLADDYESLLKKANKSQDAYEEIAPTSSFPKGCKRFRNNS, from the exons ATGGTGAAAAAGAAGAACGGGAGGAAATTTAATCTTTCAGGAAAGCCGAAACTATCAATGGATGTCAACCGTAGTGACGGGAAAAGTGTTACCCGATCTACTGCTACAGCGCCGCGGCTCGGGATGTTAAATGCTAGAAAGATTCCGAAGCATGGCTCGCAAGATACACATCCTCAGGTTAAGCGGGATG AAGAAACCCTTCGGAGAGAGCTTGAAGAATCAATCATTCGAAGTCCTTGGGGTAACCCCAAAATTGCCTTGCGGCTAAAAAAGATGTCCTTGTCTTATTTGATTGATCTTAAAATG GAACTTAATCGTATTGATTCAAAGGAATTTCTCTTCAAGGATTCCTTTGGAtctaaagagaagaagaagtctcTACTTATGAAGGCCAGTAAATATCAAG ATGGATATGCCTTCAACGACGCATTTGACTCTAAAGGGAGGACGAAGCATCCCAAGCTCTTGGCAGATGATTATGAATCTCTACTTAAGAAGGCCAACAAATCTCAAG ATGCATACGAGGAAATTGCTCCTACCAGTTCATTCCCGAAAGGTTGCAAACGTTTTCGCAACAACAGCTAG